The DNA sequence ATCCACATAGAACCGACTCACCCGACAGGCCACGTATTCCAGAAATACCCGATCCTCTGTCAACGCAGGAACCAGATAACTTTCGGTCAATCCACTCTGGACCAGCAGGGGTTCGCCCGGTTTCGAGTTCTCAGCAATGAAGGCATTCAGCTCCCGCCATTCGTATTCGGTCGGGGATCCGAGCCGCCCCATATCCCAGGGCCCCAGAGGGGACATAAACCAGGCTGCGATGAGTACGACCACCGTTGCCCCCACGGAGGTCATCCAGTGACGCGTCTGAGTCAGCAGCAGTGCAATAAAACAGGCCCCCGCGGGTGCATAAGCAACGCGATAACGGGGATTGGCCAGGCTCGACATTTCTCCCGAGGAAAGTACCGCCAGGATCAGTAACGGAAGCAATGAGCAGGTCGCTGTGAACCAGAGTTCTGAGCTGGAAACGGGCTGCGCAGAACGACGCCTGAGTGTCACCAGGAGTACGAGACCACCGACCGGCAGGCCGATCCACCAGAACGGACCAATCAGGTTCCAGATCGAGGTATCACTGCCGCTGAAGTTCAGAATCGGCCCCCACAGCTTGAGCCTCAGCAGGGTCGGGATCAGAGGGAGACCGAGCAGAATCACCAGGCCGGCTGCGAGCAAGAGTCGACTGAGGGTGGTGCGATTGAGATCGCGTTGCCACCAGCAGCTGACTGCGACCGCGAGCCCCGAGAGAATGACCAGCAGTGCCGATGTGTAATGAGTCCAGAGTAAGGCGATGGAGGAAAGGCTCCAGAACAGTGCCGCTCCCAGCGAACGGGGCTGACGTTGCCAGCGGATCGTGGCCCAGATCACGGCTGCTCCCAGCATGAGCACGAGTCCGTAACAGCGGGCAATGCGGACTTCATCCATCGCTTCCGGATGCCAGGCGACCATTAACGCAGCCAGACCTCCTGTCAGCGGAGACCGCATTTCCTTCCCCGCCAGCCACGTAATCCAGATCGCGCCCAGGGCACACAGAGCCGAGGAAAGTCGAAACACCAGCTCCGATTTCCCCAGGACCTTGAGAAACCCGATCTGAATCCAACTGGACAGGGGCGGAATGGCGGCGTAGTCCAGACTGCGCATCAGCGAAGTGCCGGGCAGATCGGAATCGATAATCCAGTAGGAACAGTGCTCATCCAGAACCAGCGGTCCGCCTGACAACAGGGGATACATCAGCAGGCACCAGCTGATTAGAGAGAGAGCCAGTAACCCACGCCCGATCAGGGTCAGTCGTCGATTTTCAGCTGCTGGCAGCGTCGGTTCATTTTGCTCCATCTATTCAGGCCCGGAGTACAACAAACAGGTGGGAGCTCATCTCTGGAATGAGCACGATGCGACCGTGTTGTT is a window from the Gimesia benthica genome containing:
- a CDS encoding ArnT family glycosyltransferase, whose translation is MEQNEPTLPAAENRRLTLIGRGLLALSLISWCLLMYPLLSGGPLVLDEHCSYWIIDSDLPGTSLMRSLDYAAIPPLSSWIQIGFLKVLGKSELVFRLSSALCALGAIWITWLAGKEMRSPLTGGLAALMVAWHPEAMDEVRIARCYGLVLMLGAAVIWATIRWQRQPRSLGAALFWSLSSIALLWTHYTSALLVILSGLAVAVSCWWQRDLNRTTLSRLLLAAGLVILLGLPLIPTLLRLKLWGPILNFSGSDTSIWNLIGPFWWIGLPVGGLVLLVTLRRRSAQPVSSSELWFTATCSLLPLLILAVLSSGEMSSLANPRYRVAYAPAGACFIALLLTQTRHWMTSVGATVVVLIAAWFMSPLGPWDMGRLGSPTEYEWRELNAFIAENSKPGEPLLVQSGLTESYLVPALTEDRVFLEYVACRVSRFYVDEPHPRYALPYIWNPQSGVIAFFQNLLNSWKTDPGSFWVAAATDTDLNQNSLNQIRAIARETGYVETEQKTWHSATLIHFQQPTNIGK